The Chrysemys picta bellii isolate R12L10 chromosome 12, ASM1138683v2, whole genome shotgun sequence genome has a segment encoding these proteins:
- the LOC135974518 gene encoding olfactory receptor 14A16-like, which translates to MSNRTTMTEFLLLGFSDVRELQIWHFVGFLVMYLAALVGNLLIFMAIAFDHHLHTPMYFFLMNLSILDLGSISVTVPKSMANSLMNTRSISYAGCVAQVFFLVFFVTADFSLLIVMAYDRYVAICQPLHYDTMMNSRACVQMAAGAWISGILNSILQTGNTFALTFCGGNMVDQFFCEIPQLLKLACSDSYLSEVRVLAFSVCLLLVCFVFMIVSYVQLFKSVLRIPSEQGRHKAFSTCLPHLTVVSLFVCTGALAYLKPTSSSPSALDLVASVLYSVLPPIVNPVIYSMRNKEIKAALRRLTGYRNSPRINFLSFSN; encoded by the coding sequence atgtccaaccgaaccaccatgaccgagttccttctcctgggattctctgatgttcgggagctgcagatttggcACTTTGTGGGGTTTCTAGTGATGTACttggcagccctggtggggaatcttcttATCTTCATGGCCATCGCCTTCGACcatcaccttcacacccccatgtacttcttcctgatgaatctgtccatcctagaccttggctccatctctgtcaccgtccccaaatccatggccaactccctcatgaacaccaggtccatttcctatgctggatgtgttgcccaagtctttttcctagTCTTCTTTGTGACAGCGGATTTTTCCCTCCTCATTGTCATGGCGTATGACCGATATgttgccatctgccaaccactgcactatgacacaatgatgaacagcagagcttgtgtccaaatggcagctggtgcctggatcagtgGGATTCTCAACTCTATACTACAAACCGGGAACACATTTGCATtgaccttctgtggaggcaacatggtggatcaattcttctgtgaaatcccccagctgctgaagctcgcctgctctgactcCTATCTTAGTGAAGTTAGGGTTCTTGCATTTAGTGTGTGTTTACTCTTAGTctgctttgtttttatgattgtgtcatatgttcagctcttcaaatcagtgctcagaatcccctctgagcagggacgacataaagccttctccacctgccttcctcacctcactgtggtctccttgtttgtttgcactggggcccttgcctacctgaaacccacctccagctccccatctgctctGGATCTTGTGGCGTCTGTTCTTTATTCCGTATTGCCACCAATCGTTAATCCAGttatctacagcatgaggaacaaagaGATCAAAGCTGCTCTGAGGAGACTGACTGGGTATAGGAATTCAccaagaattaattttctgtctttctctaatTAA